The DNA segment GGCTCTTCAATGAAAGTATTTAGGTGTGTGCTGAAATGCAGTCCAGAACAGAAGCCGAGGTTTGTGAACAACACAGTCATATTTCATCTTCTGCATCCTGCAAGGGCACATGTATAATGCTGTcagttgctgctgctgagagcaaATGTTTTAAGTGCACGCtcgtaaaaaaaaacaacatatatatgaaatatatgaAAGCTATGACGACAACCAAACTATAAACTACCTTATGTTCTACATTACTGGTTGCTCAGGTGGCACATATAATCTGATTTTACCTCAGCTGTATGTTACAGACTTCTCAGGTAGTATCTTAACATCAAACTATGAATGCAGTAAGGATGATGACTAATCAGTCTGATTGCTCCAGCAGTTCAATTTGTAAagagttggttttggttgttattAAACAAAGTTTAACAGAAGCCCTAATGCCAACACCCCCATGTTGTTCATGACCACCATTCTTGTTCATTTTAAGCCCTCCTTGTCCTTGGCCTAACCTGCAAAAGCACCAACTGCAGAGTTGTGCGTGACAGTCACCCGGCCTCTACGTGTCACGTGCTAAAACAGGGGGACAGGCGTCTGTGAAGAGCCAGGGTAGAAAAGACAAAGTAGAAGTAGAATTCAGATGTCTAAATGCTATTTATGCTTTTGAAGGTGTTCCTAAAGGTTTATGGAATCGAAttctataaataaatataaatctgCCTTATGGGTCTTTTAACCAAGTAGAGCAGCAGAAAACAGCTTATTTGGAATCAGGATGTTGTATGGAAATTTTAAATTGTGCAGTTAACTAAGCAACTACCCTAAAGTTGAGGAAGAAAATCCTTGAgtcttttgtgtgttttattaGTTATCTGGATTCTCTAATAGGTGTATTTTCCTAACATTTTTTTCAATTACATGAGAGTAGAAGAGAAATGAAACTTTTCCTTCATAGGCAGCCTCGTGTCATAGTGTGCTGCTTGACAGAACACCAGCCAGGTGGCAACAATCTGTATTTCTTTATTAGAAAGCTTCTGTTGTATGAAACACAAATTAATTTAGCTTTTGAAGATCTGCCTGGCTGGCAGATGCATAGTGTCCTGTATCCAGCAGGGCTGTGCCCCTGGAGCTCCTTGTGCCCTGCCTTGAGGTGTCCATCACTTCGAGGGCtcatctggatttttttctaTAGATCTACTTAATAGTGTAATTCTCAGCCCAGGTGCAAAGCCGATTTTATCTTACTAGAGGCAGCAAGGCCATCTACTGAATTTGCAGCGGTTTGAACGCTCTCAGGTTTCGCCAGATTTGCCTTTATTTTGCGAGCTTTTCGATCTCGCAGGCTTGCTTTCGCACCCGCTGCTGCGGGAGGAAGACGCCGGTCCCCAGCACAAGCTCGTGTCTTCACGAAGGACCTTCGGTCCGCCCAGGCCTCTCACGGCGGGGCGGCCGGGCTCTGCCGGGCCGGGCTCTGCCGGGCCGGGCTCTGCCGGGCCGGGCTCTGCCGGGCCGGGCTCTGCCGGGCCGGGCTCGGCGCGGCCTTGCGGGAGGGCGGGGCCTGCGTGTGCGCACAGCGCCCTCTAGCGGGTGCGCCCGGCCGCGGGAGCCGGCCCAGCGGCGGCCCAACCAGGTTTCTGCTTTGTCTCTGTCTGTTGGTAACAAACGTGTTTATTTTCATGAAGCAAGTGAAATTAAAGCATTTTTTCTAACGGCTCACCCTCTCCTCACCCCTCTCCCCATTGCAACTGGAATGCATTTGCTTTCTCACACCTGAATATATAGCTTTGTATTTTTAACGTGTGTCACTTTCTGGTCTTCCTTTTAGAACATCTTGCACAGAATATTTCCAAGTCACACATGGAAACTTGCCAGTACTTGAGAGAGGAACTACAGCAGATAACATGGCAGACTTTTCTGCAGGAAGAAATTGAGAACTATCAGAACAAGGTATGACAGCACGCGAAACTATGGCATGCCTTCTTTTAAAGCATGGTATTTCCATAACACACTGCAAAATTCACTGTTCCACTGCTTTCTATTTACTACCAGGAAtgtatatttttgtgtgttttcaaaaaaataataCACTGGAATCAAATTCAGCAAGATGGGTAGGATATCCTTTGCGTTGGTGATTTTTACAGGTATGGAAAAAGGCATAATTCTGAAATCAATGTCTGTGATTGGTAAGAAACCAGAGACCTTTTTTTCAGGCCTAAACGGCATGTTATATTAATCTCTTAATCTGTAATCTCCCAGATTAACAACAGCAAAAGCTGAAGCCACCAAGTTTTGTCATTTTACCTTGTGTATTTTGTGTTGAGCTGTCAGAACTGCGGGACTGGCAGCCCTCGGTGCGGGTCACAATCGCCATTCACTCTGCAGTTGCCCCTGCAGTTTCCCGGCAGAACAGCAGGACGGTGCTGCCGCCACACCAGCAGCTACTGGGAGATTTAATCAATGTTTGTATTTCCAATTTGCCTTCCATCCACAAACCGCTGCCAAATGGCTACTTTTGGAAAACTGTCTTGGGAAGCATCATCAAAGCACACTATTCTTTGAATGTATTTACTTCCACTAAAAAATATTTAAGGATATAATTTTGTCCACTTATTAGTTAATTTCATTCAGAATTACTATTAACATATGAAAAAATCACTACTTGCATGCCTTCTCTATGTTGTTAACAAGATGATCTTCATATATGTATATCTTCATGTGTGTCCTTATGAAGATGAGCTCGTCAGGCAATTCATAGCGCAGAATacagaagctgacaggcaaaatgtGATTATGCACTGCTAGTGTAAACTGGcattttcttttgatgcagtGAATAAAATTCCCACTCAATTTACCAGAATCATTATAGTTTGACATTTTCAGCTTATGAAATAAAAGCATTCCAGCCTGGATGCCTTCTGACATCACTGAAAAGGCTCATGTACATGTCTGCATTGTCACTTACCCACAGGAGGCTTTGGCTGTGAGGGTCATTCCCCTTGCCTCCTGAGCGGTCTGtagccagcagtgctggggagaatTTGCTCCACTTTTTTGTTCAGCTCAGTTTTACTTTATGAACGTGGCCTTTCCAATCCTTGATGAGTAATTTTTCAATTCTTCTCTCTCAAACAGCAAAGGGAGGTAATGTGGCAGTTATGCGCAGTCAAAATAACAGAAGCTATACAGTATGTAGTGGAATTTGCCAAACGCATTGATGGCTTTATGGAACTGTGTCAAAACGATCAAATTGTGCTTTTAAAAGCAGGTATGTGGATCAGTTTTAAGGTCGGCTTCTATTAGTTTTAACCGAGGAAGGTTTTATGCAGTGATTGTGCACACATAAATACTCATTTTGTACAAtgatcatttaaaataatatgggGGGAAAAACCTTACAAATTGTCTGTGTCCTTGTCTGAAGTACTTCTTAGTTACTCTGGGTAGAAGCTACTCCAGTGCTCAAGTCTACCTATGAAATCATTATGAACAAAGGGAGCAATGAGTGTGTAAAAATGGAAAAGTTGGGTtcagtttttttttattttggcttCCTAATAGTGAATAACATATCTCCAGGTAAAAATTCAGATTGTTCTATGCAAGATGCTGTAGaagtaatgcagtttgcaaataCTGGACAAAGCTGTCAAAGCTTGATGAACATAAATCTAAATGAGCTGCTTTGACTTCAGAGACTTCATTACTGTAATAAAAAATTACTAGTGATTATTAGCATTAACTAAGTTGCTTTAGCAAAAACTTCTAAAGGGGTTTATGGGAATTCGTTTAATTCTACTGGCAAATCAAACTACGCTCTGTTACACCACAGAATCCTACTATCTGATTCAATTGATGCTGAATACAGAGCATAGGAAATTTTAAAATCCTCGCTTGTTCTTTGCAACTGAAGTCTCAAATAGTCAAACATACGTTGTTTCTGTTTTAGGGTCTTTAGAGGTTGTGTTCATCAGAATGTGCCGTGCCTTTGACTCCCAGAACAACACAGTCTACTTTGATGGCAAGTATGCTAGCCCAGAGGTTTTCAAGTCCTTAGGTAAGGAAATGTCAAGTGTTGTATcttgaaaaaaacaataaaaataataaggtGGAAAAGCAAGGGGACGGCTGCTTTGAGAAATTCAGGCTGTAGTATTCAAATAACAGCTCCAAAGCTCAAACTGCTTATTTTGTATGCAGTTATGCTAATCTTGTTTGAGGCCAAGCTGATTTCAGGAGTTAAAACAGCTTAACTCCAGCAGTAAAGGACTGTTGCTGTTGAAATGCAACACTTAGATCAGGGTACAGCAGTTTGAACACACCTGTTAAGAACAGAAGCCCAGATTTAATATCTACTGTAACATTTTATACATCCTGTTGGAAAAGGTAGCAGATTTTAAGCTAACTTTGGATATGCTAACGTTACTGCTTTGAAGATGTTTAAAGTGTTTAGTAATATTGCAGGCAAAATACGGTAAATcaagtttttttaattaaaccacagttcataattttgaatatttttctgttttttttttttttttttttttttttaattttaaaaggattcATTTCAGTGGGTGTAGATTTGGGATGTAAGTCATTTGGAGGCAGTTAAAATATGGCACTGGAGAATGCTGAACAATTACTCAAGTATTCTCTGCCTTTCTAAAGCACCTCAAGGTTACAAGGTCTGAGTGCAAACAAGTCAGAGAATGGAGTAGCAGATATGGGTTCCAGTGAAATGTAACTTTCATCTGTTACCAGCTACATCTACAAATCTAGGCTAGGTTTGGGGCTGAGATCTGCAGAGGACAGCCCTCCTCCATCAGGTTGCGGTCCTCTTCAAAGCAGGGCTCAGCTTTTGCCAACTGCGTAACAGCATGTGTAACAGCAGCAGTAACCTGACTTACACCTGTGTGAGCAAGGAAATGGATGACAGGAGACAAAGTTCCTTTTCTGCATGAAAAGCTTTCAGACCTTGGCTTCTCCCTTTGCTCCTGCATGTACCTTGTGTGCCTCTCGCCCCTTCCCCTTCTGTGTGCTCAACAGTCTCAAAATCGGCACTTTTCAAGTATACATTTTGAACCTCCGGTCCACAGTGACGTGAGAAAGTTCCatttagaacaaaacaaaactgaaccaTTTTGGAGATTGAAAATCGCTTGGGTTTTACCCATATTTATCACGAAAGAACCCAATGTGGAAAAATGCAGCAAGCAAAACCTTCAGAATACTGGCTGCCAGAGTGTGGGAGCTGGGGACTTGTGGGAGTGGGGTAATAAGCTCAAGCATGAGTGAGACCTCAGTACCGCTCACCTGTGAAGTATTTTACATCCATTTTTCACCTCCATCAGAATAAATTAACAACTCTGTAGCTCCAAAGTAGTTTTAGACAATGTGGCATAAGCTGTACCTTCTTTTTGGCAGGTTGTGAAGACTTCATTAGTTTTGTGTTTGAATTTGGAAAAAGTTTATGTTCTATGCACCTGACAGAAGATGAGATAGCTTTGTTTTCTGCGTTTGTTTTAATGTCAGCAGGTAAGAGATAAAGATTTCTCTAGGTTTATTtggtaatttttattttgaagtcaTTTTAATAAGCCTAAGGCTATCGGATAGTGTGAAATGTCATCATCTTTTTGAGTGTCTCCTTCTTGAccaaaatttttattttagtaaGTACATTAAAACcatagatttagaaatatttttgggTTGGAAATGCTAACCTAAGACCTTGTTTTCCAACCTGTCACCTCATCGAGGGACTCACATTCTTTGCAAAAGATTAAATGCATGAGTGAGACCACTGGGTCAATCTAGGTGAGACAGCCACTGAATTTACCTAGTCAGCTTTCAGTGTATGTGAGCCTGTAGCTGCAGCAGCGTTCTCCTGAGCACGTCACAGAatgctccccatgtcccctcagctCTGTTAAGCAGGGTTGCCATGTTAGGGTGGTACAACGGTACTGAGGGAGCTTAGCTATCTGTCTCCATAGTGAAACTGGGTGTGATGCCAGACATTCAAGTCACCCCAGGAGTCAGCCTGGGCCTGCCATACCATGACTAAAATAATAATCTCAAGTAGATACACAGAGTTCTCCAGGTTCTGGGAAGGCTTATTGGGTTGGGTGAAACAAGACACCAGAGCAGAAAGTTAGTCTGTGTCTGGCGTAACACCCAAGGAAATAAACACTCTGTTTTTAGACTGCAGCGCAGTGGACTGAGTGGTGGTGGACGAGTCTGTGAGCAGCAGTGGGTTTACTGAGATACAGTAAATACATTCTCATGCTGTTTGCCAGATTGGAAGTACAGTAGCCCTGTGTCCTAGGATATAAGCCACAGAATCCCACAGCTCTGCCGCAAAGAGGATGCAGCAGCTAATGCTTCTCTGCTAGGAAGTTTAGGagcattttttttcaaagctgaatATTTGCTTCTGATTTTTCTGTAGGTCACTGTAGATCTTAGCAAGAAGATCCACTCCAACTACTTGTTCATTATGTGATCTATTCATTTCCAACTAAAAGGTTGCTAGCTTCATTTTGTAAATACCATGCATTTACAGACCTTGTCAGCAAATGATTAATACATCTTACTCAGAGATGCTGCATTCTTCTAATTAAGGGATttataaaagtaattttaaatgcaCGTAATAAATATACTCCAAAATCTATTAATTTTGAAACTCTTTTTCTATATGAAAGTATGTAAGGAAGGAAGGCTGCAAACAAGAAAGATGAATCTGTAACAGACTTAATACTTCCTGGTGCACTGTAACTGATGCGGGCTGTACTATAGGTTTTGACTCCATTTATATTTAGATCGCTCATGGCTTCAGGAGAAAGTAAAAATTGAAAAACTCCAACAGAAGATCCAGCTAGCACTTCAGCACGTCCTACAGAAGAATCACCGAGAAGATGGAATTCTAACAAAGGTAAGAATCACAGCATGCCATGTCACGTGACTGGGAAAGTAAGCGTTCTTACAAACGCTCTCCTAATTATGGTGTAAAAGCTTTTACACAGTTAATTTGTTATTTATAAACCCAGAATTCTAAGCACCTTGTTCAAAATTAGCTGAAAGTTTATACTAAAAACTAGAAGAGGTGAAATGATGATAAACCACTAGGGCATAAGGTTGATAACGGTCTGAAAAGAAGTACTTTAATGTTGAACTTCATTTAAAAGCGATGAAGGTTTGTATGCTATTTCTCCTACACTACATTTCTGCCACGCAAAATACCATTTCAGTTCTACAACCTGCATGCTATAATCCTCATGCAATCTCCGCCTGCATGACAATTAAGTTGTAATAACATGCAGTTCCCAAAATAAGCTTGTTTTTTCAGTCTTCCATGAGAAGGTCCACACACAGCCTTTTTTCTCACTAGTTCTTCCAAATACCCACGCCTAGGGAAGAGAAAAGAGTTCTTAAATACTATTATGCTAATCTAAAGTATCTTCAggtaatatttaaaaaatggaaaagtggtgtgatgttaaaaaaatctgaaaaagtgGGGAAGGATAAGCACTTCCTTGCAGATGTACTTCCTTTTAGAACTCTACATGGCTGGAAAGTTCATCCTTAGTTTCACACCACAGAATTAATTCCAAGAGGAGCAGGATAGTCCAGCCAGACTTCACAGATTGTCCTCATTTCAAATCCCAgctcacacatttttttttttcccagaatctACTCTGGATACCTTTGTTGGAAGAAAGTTTCTTCCATGTGCTTTGATACAAATTACTCAGCAAGTTCAGGGAGTATCCTACTGGTGTTTTTGAAGTACAGACTTTTCTGGTCTGTTCCTTTTCACCTTATTTGGCATAAATTAAGACAGTCTAATCTATTGCATTGCCAGTTCCCTCCATAATACTCACAGGGGATTTAGAAGTAGTCAGGACTGCCTTCTTCCAAGAGAATGGATGCATGGAAGGAGATCCAACCATGAAATACTTCTCTCTCAATCCAGTGCTTGGTAGGCAGGTGTGGAAACCTAATGATACATTTTCCTGGGAACGTAAAGAAAATATTGCATAAATACCATTAATCCATTAGTTAGGTAGCTTTttagtggcttttttttctttatctaacATGTCAAACATCTGTGACTACACATCTGAAATGTCACTGTTAAGGTAAACAATGTGAACTCAAAAGCGAGAGAGCTTTAATCCTAAGAGCAATACTGGGGGGCCTGGTTCCGTATATGTGATTGTATGACTTTTGCTCATTTTTTTACAGTTAATATGCAAAGTGTCTACTTTAAGAGCACTGTGTGGACGACATACAGAAAAGCTTATGGCATTTAAAGCAATATACCCAGACATTGTACGACTTCATTTTCCTCCGCTTTACAAGGAGTTGTTCACTTCAGAATTTGAGCCAGCGATGCAAATTGATGGGTAAACGTATCACCTAAGCACTTCTAGAATGTCCGAAGTACAAACATTaagacaaaagaaaggaaaagaaaaactagaaaaaaagaaaaaaaaaggaaaaaaaaaatgaaagaacaccAAGACACTTTATATGGCCCTGCACAGACCTAGGGAGCCAACACACTGCACATCTCTTGGCAGTCGGGGTCAGGCGAAGGATGGGAAACAATGAAACAAAGTTGAACTTGTTTTTCTCATGCATATGATTTCCATTATGCCTACAAATATGGACCCTTTTTCTGTCTCAACTTCTCAATCCCTGACCTCTGTTTACACAGACTGAGGGTACTAATGTCCGAAGGTTGTTTTCTCGTGTAGTTCACTGCCCAGACTTTTGACAGAACAGTCAATTTGTTGATCAGAACAGAGAGTCCACCTAGTAATCAGCGACTGGTGTGCATTGCAGAGATTTCGGTATCAGTTTGCACAACTTGCTCATTGTTTCATGAAGGACGATTTTTTTCACCTACCACTGTTTGCCAGTAGACAGAATGGCATGAAAAGGGTCCATAGCAATAGCAACAATAGCATTATAATATATTACAGGGTAAATGGGCATGAAGACTATATATAGCAAAAGAGATATTGTTTATATATTGTTTTAATTAATATAAAATGTAGTTACTGGTATAGCTTTTCTTGTTGAAttgataaggcactttcattttgcacctttttctttaaattaaatgctAGCGTGTTCATTGTTGTGTTGCATGTGCACCAGAAATTCAAGTTTAACTGAAAAAGGTTTGGCAGGTACTGATACATTGGGAGGTATTTATGCTGCTGTTTTCCATGTTACTTTTAAAGAGAGGCTGGTCATATCCTGAAATGGTTACACAGATTTTTCTGAAGagttgaaaataatgaaaattttctaaattaaaaacagCTTTTCAGCTGTTAATTTCAAAGGTACTTTTGTTTTCAAATCTTTCAAACCTGGATGTTTAAAATTACATGCCTAAATTCAGCTTTAGGTGCGCAAGTCAAAAGCCTCATTTTCAAAGATGCTGAGGCTCTGTGGTCAAAGTGTTTAGGTAATTACGGATCACTCACAAATGAGTAACACAGCATCCTTGAGAATCAGGCCATTAAATATAGTGTATTTCTGCCAACTGTAAATTCAGGTTTGAAGGTATTTACTCAAGTCTGTATCTACAGTAAAAGTATGTGTGTCTGACATGTATGtggaaaagtaatttttataCATCATATTACATACTTTTGTACTCCATATCGTAAACAATGCCTTCAAACTCCAAACTTTGTACTCTTTGAAGTCTTTGACTTCAGTGAGATGAGACACCCATGTTCTTCCAGCATCCAGCAGTTCAATTTCAGGTAGCTGAACAAAAAAATCCATTGCTCTCCTTATTTAAAAAGATGCACTTTAAGGTTTTTCAGAAGAGTACAGAATAACAAAGT comes from the Patagioenas fasciata isolate bPatFas1 chromosome 12, bPatFas1.hap1, whole genome shotgun sequence genome and includes:
- the RORA gene encoding nuclear receptor ROR-alpha isoform X4, with the protein product MESAPAAPDPAASEPGSSVSEAAAGARDTPVNLEPTRKSDAPAPVRRQSYSSSSSRGISVTKKTHTSQIEIIPCKICGDKSSGIHYGVITCEGCKGFFRRSQQSNATYSCPRQKNCLIDRTSRNRCQHCRLQKCLAVGMSRDAVKFGRMSKKQRDSLYAEVQKHRMQQQQRDHQQQPGEAEPLTPTYNITTNGLTELHDDLSNYIDGHTPEEHLAQNISKSHMETCQYLREELQQITWQTFLQEEIENYQNKQREVMWQLCAVKITEAIQYVVEFAKRIDGFMELCQNDQIVLLKAGSLEVVFIRMCRAFDSQNNTVYFDGKYASPEVFKSLGCEDFISFVFEFGKSLCSMHLTEDEIALFSAFVLMSADRSWLQEKVKIEKLQQKIQLALQHVLQKNHREDGILTKLICKVSTLRALCGRHTEKLMAFKAIYPDIVRLHFPPLYKELFTSEFEPAMQIDG
- the RORA gene encoding nuclear receptor ROR-alpha isoform X3 is translated as MMCFVLAAMKAQIEIIPCKICGDKSSGIHYGVITCEGCKGFFRRSQQSNATYSCPRQKNCLIDRTSRNRCQHCRLQKCLAVGMSRDAVKFGRMSKKQRDSLYAEVQKHRMQQQQRDHQQQPGEAEPLTPTYNITTNGLTELHDDLSNYIDGHTPEGSKADSAVSSFYLDIQPSPDQSGLDINGIKPEPICDYTPASGFFPYCSFTNGETSPTVSMAELEHLAQNISKSHMETCQYLREELQQITWQTFLQEEIENYQNKQREVMWQLCAVKITEAIQYVVEFAKRIDGFMELCQNDQIVLLKAGSLEVVFIRMCRAFDSQNNTVYFDGKYASPEVFKSLGCEDFISFVFEFGKSLCSMHLTEDEIALFSAFVLMSADRSWLQEKVKIEKLQQKIQLALQHVLQKNHREDGILTKLICKVSTLRALCGRHTEKLMAFKAIYPDIVRLHFPPLYKELFTSEFEPAMQIDG